The proteins below come from a single Scatophagus argus isolate fScaArg1 chromosome 15, fScaArg1.pri, whole genome shotgun sequence genomic window:
- the ctage5 gene encoding melanoma inhibitory activity protein 2 isoform X4, which yields MDENNGNLVVSSLPDDIRPGPDLYGVPWEPVIVSSLVGLMTVLLFTCRCYRSVKSRMYRSKEQWMAEQVAQLLDEKCKVLETLSKCQQEYDDLESSLRDSGVLAQTQKTEQLEGEITQMEHAKRELEMDLDQLKDQLDLQREHRREQERRIAVLEENMKTFEEEAKDLQSQDEQAQTTLKVYNMNSDRLQRNLETALEEKTLLQGSNAQLRQQVEGWAERVSELDAEMSRCEVTHSAMLQGVANKDERIMSLTDRLLKMKAWDSELEEQEGEEGGEKEASNGTAGNGEENGRGDKLESHLQKVQKLIYAAKLNADLKSVDEDKDRVFAKLNDEVRAKEDLLDGIKELENEKLSLQSDTEHYSDQVQRLQQKLHIMTEMYQENELKLHRLLTVEEKERLQKEEKLNKADKNIALAMEELNNYRQRAAEMEEELEKTKQSYQTQMSAHEKKAHNNWLAARAADRELADIRRENALLRQKLTDTQFKLDALDKDPYALDSLARPLPFRAERSPYGPSPLGRPASETRAFLSPPTLMDGPPPRLSPRVPRGPMEPPGGQGEMERSGGPHSDSGSISPTWERDRRGPPPGPPGPLGPPGYMFPEPGGPMYRRPPPPLGALGFLPPPGSLPPGPPHPRSLLSGPPHPADMADGPYRENSFGPGEQEHREPGPGDRRTPPEADPRMGGAPPPGPPMGPMDGSFPRRVPYGPPPPDFYPTRGPGGPPIMPMWAPPPPGVMLPPRFPPGGPPLPPAAHSHHVPPMRPPLPDGLPPPSMDPLPPQQSLSSPPHGQLPEEHAPLPEDAI from the exons ATGGACGAAAATAACGGCAATTTG GTTGTATCGTCCCTGCCTGATGACATCAGACCCGGGCCAGATCTGTATGGGGTTCCATGGGAACCAGTCATCGTATCCAGTCTGGTGGGGCTGATGACAGTGCTGTTATTTACCTGTAGATGTTACAGATCT GTCAAAAGCAGAATGTATCGAA gtaAAGAGCAGTGGATGGCTGAGCAGGTTGCACAGCTGCTGGATGAAAAGTGTAAAGTCCTTGAGACTCTCAGCAAATGTCAGCAAGAG TATGATGACCTGGAGAGCTCATTGCGGGACAGTGGTGTGTTGGCACAAACCCAAAAGACAGAACAGCTGGAG GGGGAAATCACACAGATGGAACATGCTAAACGGGAGCTGGAGATGGATCTTGACCAACTGAAGGATCAACTGGACCTGCAGAGAGAACATAGGAGAGAGCAAGAAAGGAGA ATAGCAGTGCTTgaagagaacatgaaaacatttgaagaagAAGCCAAAGACCTGCAGTCACAGGACGAGCAG GCGCAAACCACTCTGAAAGTGTACAATATGAACAGTGACAGGCTACAGAGGAATCTTGAAACAGCTTTAGAGGAGAAGACGCTACTACAGGGGAGCAATGCTCAG ttgAGGCAGCAGGTGGAGGGATGGGCGGAACGAGTGAGTGAATTGGACGCAGAAATGAGCAGGTGTGAGGTCACCCACAGCGCAATGCTGCAGGGTGTGGCCAACAAGGATGAGCGTATAATG TCCTTGACAGACCGACTGCTGAAGATGAAAGCTTGGGATTCAGAACTGGAGGAACAGGAAGGTGAAGaagggggagagaaggaggcaTCCAATGGCACAGCAGGGAACGGAGAGGAGAATGGAAGAGGAGACAAATTGGAAAGTCATCTTCAGAAAGTCCAGAAACTTATCTATGCTGCTAAg CTAAATGCAGACCTCAAATCAGTAGATGAAGACAAGGACAGAGTGTTTGCCAAACTGAATGATGAAGTCAGAGCTAAAGAAGACTTGCTTG ATGGCATTAAGGAGCTGGAGAATGAGAAATTATCTCTACAGTCGGACACTGAGCACTACTCAGATCAG GTCCAAAGATTACAACAGAAACTCCACATTATGACAGAAATGTACCAAGAGAATGAGCTCAAGCTACACAG GCTGTTGacagtggaggagaaggagcgtctgcagaaagaggaaaagttaaataaagcagacaaaaacattgcaTTAGCCATGGAAGAACTCAACAACTATAG ACAACGAGCAGCggagatggaggaagagctggagaaaaccAAACAGTCTTACCAGACTCAAATGTCAGCACATGAGAAAAAGGCTCACAATAACTGG CTGGCTGCCcgagcagcagacagagagctAGCAGACATCAGGAGAGAGAACGCCCTCTTGAGACAGAA gctgacagacacacagtttaaacTAGACGCCCTTGACAAAGATCCCTACGCCTTGGACAGCCTGGCTAGACCACTGCCTTTCAGAG CTGAAAGGTCACCATACGGTCCATCTCCTCTGGGTCGACCTGCATCTGAAACCAGagcttttctgtctcctcctaCATTAATGGATGGACCACCTCCCAGACTGTCTCCTAGAG TTCCTCGTGGTCCAATGGAGCCCCCAGGTGGCCAAGGAGAGATGGAGCGGAGTGGAGGTCCTCATTCAGACAGTGGCTCAATCTCTCCTACATGGGAGAGAGATCGCAGGGGACCTCCACCAGGACCCCCCGGGCCCCTAGGacctccag GTTATATGTTTCCAGAACCTGGTGGTCCAATGTACAGGAGACCTCCACCTCCTCTAGGAGCTCTGGGCTTTTTGCCTCCCCCTGGCTCCCTCCCACCAGGCCCTCCTCATCCAAGGAGTCTCCTCTCAGGACCCCCTCACCCTGCAGACATGGCAG ATGGCCCatacagagaaaacagcttTGGGCCTGGTGAACAGGAGCACAGAGAG CCTGGTCCTGGTGATCGAAGGACTCCCCCTGAAGCTGATCCAAGGATGGGGGGCGCACCACCTCCTGGACCCCCGATGGGCCCCATGGACGGTTCCTTTCCTCGCAGAGTCCCTTATggtcctccacctcctgattTCTACCCCACCAGAGGACCTGGAGGCCCCCCCATCATGCCTA tgtgGGCCCCTCCACCGCCAGGGGTGATGCTCCCTCCTCGTTTCCCTCCCGGTggacctcctcttcctcctgctgctcattCTCACCACGTTCCCCCCATGCGACCCCCTCTCCCTGATGGCCTGCCACCTCCTTCCATGGatcctctccctcctcagcAGTCCCTGTCCTCCCCACCACACGGCCAGCTGCCAGAGGAGCACGCACCCTTGCCCGAAGATGCCATTTGA
- the ctage5 gene encoding cTAGE family member 2 isoform X3 produces the protein MATEEESHKTGESSVPLDNNTPRDEWMGVDQDKHGQLNGGTGKQRETEDVERGEKRKRSEGKRVSTEFHPHAEPGPAQPLEGLTKQILDFVHHIAEDSTTHVHAVWELLIWLTVQVVSSLPDDIRPGPDLYGVPWEPVIVSSLVGLMTVLLFTCRCYRSVKSRMYRSKEQWMAEQVAQLLDEKCKVLETLSKCQQEYDDLESSLRDSGVLAQTQKTEQLEGEITQMEHAKRELEMDLDQLKDQLDLQREHRREQERRIAVLEENMKTFEEEAKDLQSQDEQAQTTLKVYNMNSDRLQRNLETALEEKTLLQGSNAQLRQQVEGWAERVSELDAEMSRCEVTHSAMLQGVANKDERIMSLTDRLLKMKAWDSELEEQEGEEGGEKEASNGTAGNGEENGRGDKLESHLQKVQKLIYAAKLNADLKSVDEDKDRVFAKLNDEVRAKEDLLDGIKELENEKLSLQSDTEHYSDQVQRLQQKLHIMTEMYQENELKLHRLLTVEEKERLQKEEKLNKADKNIALAMEELNNYRQRAAEMEEELEKTKQSYQTQMSAHEKKAHNNWLAARAADRELADIRRENALLRQKLTDTQFKLDALDKDPYALDSLARPLPFRAERSPYGPSPLGRPASETRAFLSPPTLMDGPPPRLSPRVPRGPMEPPGGQGEMERSGGPHSDSGSISPTWERDRRGPPPGPPGPLGPPGYMFPEPGGPMYRRPPPPLGALGFLPPPGSLPPGPPHPRSLLSGPPHPADMADGPYRENSFGPGEQEHREPGPGDRRTPPEADPRMGGAPPPGPPMGPMDGSFPRRVPYGPPPPDFYPTRGPGGPPIMPMWAPPPPGVMLPPRFPPGGPPLPPAAHSHHVPPMRPPLPDGLPPPSMDPLPPQQSLSSPPHGQLPEEHAPLPEDAI, from the exons ATGGCCACTGAGGAAGAGTCACATAAGACCGGAGAGTCCTCTGTACCTCTGGATAATAACACTCCAAGAGATGAATGGATGGGAGTGGATcaagacaaacatggacaaCTGAATGGTGGCAcaggaaaacagagggaaactgAGGAtgtggaaagaggagagaagagaaaaagaagtgaaggaAAGAGAGTGTCCACTGAGTTCCATCCTCACGCTGAGCCAGGACCAGCACAGCCACTGGAAG GGCTAACGAAGCAAATCCTGGACTTTGTTCATCATATCGCTGAAGACTCAACCACTCATGTTCATGCAGTGTGGGAGCTCCTCATTTGGCTAACTGTACAG GTTGTATCGTCCCTGCCTGATGACATCAGACCCGGGCCAGATCTGTATGGGGTTCCATGGGAACCAGTCATCGTATCCAGTCTGGTGGGGCTGATGACAGTGCTGTTATTTACCTGTAGATGTTACAGATCT GTCAAAAGCAGAATGTATCGAA gtaAAGAGCAGTGGATGGCTGAGCAGGTTGCACAGCTGCTGGATGAAAAGTGTAAAGTCCTTGAGACTCTCAGCAAATGTCAGCAAGAG TATGATGACCTGGAGAGCTCATTGCGGGACAGTGGTGTGTTGGCACAAACCCAAAAGACAGAACAGCTGGAG GGGGAAATCACACAGATGGAACATGCTAAACGGGAGCTGGAGATGGATCTTGACCAACTGAAGGATCAACTGGACCTGCAGAGAGAACATAGGAGAGAGCAAGAAAGGAGA ATAGCAGTGCTTgaagagaacatgaaaacatttgaagaagAAGCCAAAGACCTGCAGTCACAGGACGAGCAG GCGCAAACCACTCTGAAAGTGTACAATATGAACAGTGACAGGCTACAGAGGAATCTTGAAACAGCTTTAGAGGAGAAGACGCTACTACAGGGGAGCAATGCTCAG ttgAGGCAGCAGGTGGAGGGATGGGCGGAACGAGTGAGTGAATTGGACGCAGAAATGAGCAGGTGTGAGGTCACCCACAGCGCAATGCTGCAGGGTGTGGCCAACAAGGATGAGCGTATAATG TCCTTGACAGACCGACTGCTGAAGATGAAAGCTTGGGATTCAGAACTGGAGGAACAGGAAGGTGAAGaagggggagagaaggaggcaTCCAATGGCACAGCAGGGAACGGAGAGGAGAATGGAAGAGGAGACAAATTGGAAAGTCATCTTCAGAAAGTCCAGAAACTTATCTATGCTGCTAAg CTAAATGCAGACCTCAAATCAGTAGATGAAGACAAGGACAGAGTGTTTGCCAAACTGAATGATGAAGTCAGAGCTAAAGAAGACTTGCTTG ATGGCATTAAGGAGCTGGAGAATGAGAAATTATCTCTACAGTCGGACACTGAGCACTACTCAGATCAG GTCCAAAGATTACAACAGAAACTCCACATTATGACAGAAATGTACCAAGAGAATGAGCTCAAGCTACACAG GCTGTTGacagtggaggagaaggagcgtctgcagaaagaggaaaagttaaataaagcagacaaaaacattgcaTTAGCCATGGAAGAACTCAACAACTATAG ACAACGAGCAGCggagatggaggaagagctggagaaaaccAAACAGTCTTACCAGACTCAAATGTCAGCACATGAGAAAAAGGCTCACAATAACTGG CTGGCTGCCcgagcagcagacagagagctAGCAGACATCAGGAGAGAGAACGCCCTCTTGAGACAGAA gctgacagacacacagtttaaacTAGACGCCCTTGACAAAGATCCCTACGCCTTGGACAGCCTGGCTAGACCACTGCCTTTCAGAG CTGAAAGGTCACCATACGGTCCATCTCCTCTGGGTCGACCTGCATCTGAAACCAGagcttttctgtctcctcctaCATTAATGGATGGACCACCTCCCAGACTGTCTCCTAGAG TTCCTCGTGGTCCAATGGAGCCCCCAGGTGGCCAAGGAGAGATGGAGCGGAGTGGAGGTCCTCATTCAGACAGTGGCTCAATCTCTCCTACATGGGAGAGAGATCGCAGGGGACCTCCACCAGGACCCCCCGGGCCCCTAGGacctccag GTTATATGTTTCCAGAACCTGGTGGTCCAATGTACAGGAGACCTCCACCTCCTCTAGGAGCTCTGGGCTTTTTGCCTCCCCCTGGCTCCCTCCCACCAGGCCCTCCTCATCCAAGGAGTCTCCTCTCAGGACCCCCTCACCCTGCAGACATGGCAG ATGGCCCatacagagaaaacagcttTGGGCCTGGTGAACAGGAGCACAGAGAG CCTGGTCCTGGTGATCGAAGGACTCCCCCTGAAGCTGATCCAAGGATGGGGGGCGCACCACCTCCTGGACCCCCGATGGGCCCCATGGACGGTTCCTTTCCTCGCAGAGTCCCTTATggtcctccacctcctgattTCTACCCCACCAGAGGACCTGGAGGCCCCCCCATCATGCCTA tgtgGGCCCCTCCACCGCCAGGGGTGATGCTCCCTCCTCGTTTCCCTCCCGGTggacctcctcttcctcctgctgctcattCTCACCACGTTCCCCCCATGCGACCCCCTCTCCCTGATGGCCTGCCACCTCCTTCCATGGatcctctccctcctcagcAGTCCCTGTCCTCCCCACCACACGGCCAGCTGCCAGAGGAGCACGCACCCTTGCCCGAAGATGCCATTTGA
- the ctage5 gene encoding melanoma inhibitory activity protein 2 isoform X1, translating to MEEEKQEEVVNPKGEKQEAVRELKGDEKQEDVESKEDKRRQMLKEVEEMKEKEKEVDEEKQAQSSHFKVEIKNSLLSSPHHQNDTESNEKETQGQKSLESVLSESSTQTEKKGTEDPQIEEEKREEENQKQKEEEQEEAGKNVEGERRDKVEEGNLKCSNKHCPQPGEDGVVRDRGRKDSANTLSSVDEREMKTGKQNPVADKNQILADRTGMSQTVSPKDMEGEEDRKQEEEKRNDNAEADKAEEGEKRNRESNIRGNEDIESNNADGISDLMGVNQKEISDYTDNNLRYSGEKKEGDQLHSSEVKNSNLSDDSLLSQGHKTKPADTETSGNEISIEKETKQILPDHKTDTQGDTDREERNMNMEHDDVRVNEDVDMQKKSHVNTVGDEFRAEGGIEISVSGIDRVESQTIVSEQTVPHMSRHPAGSSFLSDDHDEGTAETESSGAFGSFNNVLDFFSQTRSTESEASLDSHTGETIKTQGSLTPEPEPDSAHIQDLYTEAPIALSQQQVQPSPPPFILTPSLSPTHTHSHPSSLSPNTVSPLQTKTLFKHYKSLLAYMSVDEMTVLMELFGTHKLQFLDYIVGSSETMTDDPDNDESILLDIERLLHYHRETIMASSMRLTDPPQEDKEKTRMLVALQKLEMLLARVRQVLDTGKSDISNTNHQAEASCADEYCSTHSRDKEMATEEESHKTGESSVPLDNNTPRDEWMGVDQDKHGQLNGGTGKQRETEDVERGEKRKRSEGKRVSTEFHPHAEPGPAQPLEGLTKQILDFVHHIAEDSTTHVHAVWELLIWLTVQVVSSLPDDIRPGPDLYGVPWEPVIVSSLVGLMTVLLFTCRCYRSVKSRMYRSKEQWMAEQVAQLLDEKCKVLETLSKCQQEYDDLESSLRDSGVLAQTQKTEQLEGEITQMEHAKRELEMDLDQLKDQLDLQREHRREQERRIAVLEENMKTFEEEAKDLQSQDEQAQTTLKVYNMNSDRLQRNLETALEEKTLLQGSNAQLRQQVEGWAERVSELDAEMSRCEVTHSAMLQGVANKDERIMSLTDRLLKMKAWDSELEEQEGEEGGEKEASNGTAGNGEENGRGDKLESHLQKVQKLIYAAKLNADLKSVDEDKDRVFAKLNDEVRAKEDLLDGIKELENEKLSLQSDTEHYSDQVQRLQQKLHIMTEMYQENELKLHRLLTVEEKERLQKEEKLNKADKNIALAMEELNNYRQRAAEMEEELEKTKQSYQTQMSAHEKKAHNNWLAARAADRELADIRRENALLRQKLTDTQFKLDALDKDPYALDSLARPLPFRAERSPYGPSPLGRPASETRAFLSPPTLMDGPPPRLSPRVPRGPMEPPGGQGEMERSGGPHSDSGSISPTWERDRRGPPPGPPGPLGPPGYMFPEPGGPMYRRPPPPLGALGFLPPPGSLPPGPPHPRSLLSGPPHPADMADGPYRENSFGPGEQEHREPGPGDRRTPPEADPRMGGAPPPGPPMGPMDGSFPRRVPYGPPPPDFYPTRGPGGPPIMPMWAPPPPGVMLPPRFPPGGPPLPPAAHSHHVPPMRPPLPDGLPPPSMDPLPPQQSLSSPPHGQLPEEHAPLPEDAI from the exons atggaggaagagaagcaaGAGGAGGTGGTGAATCCAAAGGGAGAGAAGCAGGAGGCTGTGAGGGAGCTGAAGGGAGATGAGAAACAGGAGGATGTGGAGTCCAAGGAAGACAAGAGAAGGCAGATGTTAAAGGAGGTGgaagaaatgaaggaaaaagagaaggaagtggatgaagaaaaacaagcacagtcATCTCATTTTAAAGTAGAGATAAAAAACAGCCTCCTCTCGTCACCTCACCATCAGAATGACACAGAAAGCAATGAGAAAGagacacaaggacagaagagctTGGAATCTGTGCTCTCAGAATCGTCCacacagactgaaaagaaaGGGACTGAAGACCCACAgatagaagaagagaagagagaggaagaaaaccagaaacagaaggaagaggaacaggaggaagcTGGGAAGAATGTAGAGGGTGAGAGAAGGGACAAAGTAGAAGAGGGGAACCTGAAATGTTCAAATAAGCATTGTCCTCAACCCGGCGAAGACGGAGTGGTGAGGGACCGAGGTAGGAAGGATTCTGCAAATACACTGAGCTCAGTGGATGAAAGGGAAATGAAGACAGGAAAGCAAAATCCAGTGGctgacaaaaatcaaatattagCAGACAGGACAGGAATGAGTCAGACTGTATCACCTAAGGAcatggagggagaagaggatagaaaacaggaggaagaaaaaagaaatgacaatgCTGAGGCTGATAAAGCGGAAGAAGgtgagaagagaaacagagaatcAAATATAAGAGGGAACGAAGACATCGAAAGCAACAATGCTGACGGCATCTCTGATCTTATGGGAGTTAACCAGAAAGAGATAAGTGATTACACAGACAATAATCTGCGATATTCAGGTGAGAAGAAAGAAGGTGATCAACTGCATTCCAGTGAGGTGAAAAACAGTAACCTTTCTGATGACAGCTTGCTCAGTCAGGGACATAAAACCAAGCCTGCAGACACTGAAACTAGCGGCAATGAGATTTCCATTGAAAAGGAAACGAAGCAAATTCTCCCTGATCataagacagacacacagggggaCACTGACAGGGAAGAGAGGAACATGAACATGGAACACGATGATGTGAGAGTGAACGAGGATGTCGAtatgcagaaaaaaagtcatgttAATACAGTCGGTGATGAATTCAGGGCCGAGGGAGGAAttgaaatttcagtttcaggTATTGACCGTGTTGAGAGTCAGACTATCGTATCTGAACAAACTGTTCCACACATGTCTCGACATCCAGCTGgttcttcatttctgtctgatgaTCACGATGAAGGCACTGCAGAGACTGAAAGCAGTGGAGCATTTGGCAGTTTCAATAACGTCCTTGACTTTTTCAGCCAAACACGATCCACAGAATCTGAAGCAAGCTTGGATTCTCACACAGGTGAGACGATCAAGACACAAGGCTCTCTGACTCCTGAACCAGAACCAGATTCAGCTCATATTCAAGATTTATACACAGAGGCTCCCATCGCCCTGTCACAACAGCAGGTGcagccttctcctcctccctttatCCTGACACCATCTCTGTCTCCGACACACACCCATTCCCACCCCAGTTCTCTGTCTCCAAACACAGTGAGCCCCCTCCAAACAAAAACCCTCTTCAAACACTACAAGAGCCTCCTCGCCTACATGAGCGTGGATGAGATGACTGTTTTGATGGAACTGTTCGGGACACACAAGCTGCAGTTCTTGGATTACATTGTAGGAAGCTCAGAAACCATGACTGATGATCCTGATAATGATGAATCTATATTGCTGGATATAGAAAGACTTCTTCATTATCACAGGGAGACAATAATGGCTTCTAGCATGAGGCTCACAGATCCACCTcaggaggacaaagaaaagaccAGAATGCTCGTCGCACTTCAGAAACTAGAAATGCTGCTGGCAAGAGTGCGGCAGGTTCTCGACACAGGAAAATCTGACATCAGTAATACAAACCATCAAG CTGAGGCCAGCTGTGCAGATGAATACTGTTCAACTCACAGCAGAGATAAGGAAATGGCCACTGAGGAAGAGTCACATAAGACCGGAGAGTCCTCTGTACCTCTGGATAATAACACTCCAAGAGATGAATGGATGGGAGTGGATcaagacaaacatggacaaCTGAATGGTGGCAcaggaaaacagagggaaactgAGGAtgtggaaagaggagagaagagaaaaagaagtgaaggaAAGAGAGTGTCCACTGAGTTCCATCCTCACGCTGAGCCAGGACCAGCACAGCCACTGGAAG GGCTAACGAAGCAAATCCTGGACTTTGTTCATCATATCGCTGAAGACTCAACCACTCATGTTCATGCAGTGTGGGAGCTCCTCATTTGGCTAACTGTACAG GTTGTATCGTCCCTGCCTGATGACATCAGACCCGGGCCAGATCTGTATGGGGTTCCATGGGAACCAGTCATCGTATCCAGTCTGGTGGGGCTGATGACAGTGCTGTTATTTACCTGTAGATGTTACAGATCT GTCAAAAGCAGAATGTATCGAA gtaAAGAGCAGTGGATGGCTGAGCAGGTTGCACAGCTGCTGGATGAAAAGTGTAAAGTCCTTGAGACTCTCAGCAAATGTCAGCAAGAG TATGATGACCTGGAGAGCTCATTGCGGGACAGTGGTGTGTTGGCACAAACCCAAAAGACAGAACAGCTGGAG GGGGAAATCACACAGATGGAACATGCTAAACGGGAGCTGGAGATGGATCTTGACCAACTGAAGGATCAACTGGACCTGCAGAGAGAACATAGGAGAGAGCAAGAAAGGAGA ATAGCAGTGCTTgaagagaacatgaaaacatttgaagaagAAGCCAAAGACCTGCAGTCACAGGACGAGCAG GCGCAAACCACTCTGAAAGTGTACAATATGAACAGTGACAGGCTACAGAGGAATCTTGAAACAGCTTTAGAGGAGAAGACGCTACTACAGGGGAGCAATGCTCAG ttgAGGCAGCAGGTGGAGGGATGGGCGGAACGAGTGAGTGAATTGGACGCAGAAATGAGCAGGTGTGAGGTCACCCACAGCGCAATGCTGCAGGGTGTGGCCAACAAGGATGAGCGTATAATG TCCTTGACAGACCGACTGCTGAAGATGAAAGCTTGGGATTCAGAACTGGAGGAACAGGAAGGTGAAGaagggggagagaaggaggcaTCCAATGGCACAGCAGGGAACGGAGAGGAGAATGGAAGAGGAGACAAATTGGAAAGTCATCTTCAGAAAGTCCAGAAACTTATCTATGCTGCTAAg CTAAATGCAGACCTCAAATCAGTAGATGAAGACAAGGACAGAGTGTTTGCCAAACTGAATGATGAAGTCAGAGCTAAAGAAGACTTGCTTG ATGGCATTAAGGAGCTGGAGAATGAGAAATTATCTCTACAGTCGGACACTGAGCACTACTCAGATCAG GTCCAAAGATTACAACAGAAACTCCACATTATGACAGAAATGTACCAAGAGAATGAGCTCAAGCTACACAG GCTGTTGacagtggaggagaaggagcgtctgcagaaagaggaaaagttaaataaagcagacaaaaacattgcaTTAGCCATGGAAGAACTCAACAACTATAG ACAACGAGCAGCggagatggaggaagagctggagaaaaccAAACAGTCTTACCAGACTCAAATGTCAGCACATGAGAAAAAGGCTCACAATAACTGG CTGGCTGCCcgagcagcagacagagagctAGCAGACATCAGGAGAGAGAACGCCCTCTTGAGACAGAA gctgacagacacacagtttaaacTAGACGCCCTTGACAAAGATCCCTACGCCTTGGACAGCCTGGCTAGACCACTGCCTTTCAGAG CTGAAAGGTCACCATACGGTCCATCTCCTCTGGGTCGACCTGCATCTGAAACCAGagcttttctgtctcctcctaCATTAATGGATGGACCACCTCCCAGACTGTCTCCTAGAG TTCCTCGTGGTCCAATGGAGCCCCCAGGTGGCCAAGGAGAGATGGAGCGGAGTGGAGGTCCTCATTCAGACAGTGGCTCAATCTCTCCTACATGGGAGAGAGATCGCAGGGGACCTCCACCAGGACCCCCCGGGCCCCTAGGacctccag GTTATATGTTTCCAGAACCTGGTGGTCCAATGTACAGGAGACCTCCACCTCCTCTAGGAGCTCTGGGCTTTTTGCCTCCCCCTGGCTCCCTCCCACCAGGCCCTCCTCATCCAAGGAGTCTCCTCTCAGGACCCCCTCACCCTGCAGACATGGCAG ATGGCCCatacagagaaaacagcttTGGGCCTGGTGAACAGGAGCACAGAGAG CCTGGTCCTGGTGATCGAAGGACTCCCCCTGAAGCTGATCCAAGGATGGGGGGCGCACCACCTCCTGGACCCCCGATGGGCCCCATGGACGGTTCCTTTCCTCGCAGAGTCCCTTATggtcctccacctcctgattTCTACCCCACCAGAGGACCTGGAGGCCCCCCCATCATGCCTA tgtgGGCCCCTCCACCGCCAGGGGTGATGCTCCCTCCTCGTTTCCCTCCCGGTggacctcctcttcctcctgctgctcattCTCACCACGTTCCCCCCATGCGACCCCCTCTCCCTGATGGCCTGCCACCTCCTTCCATGGatcctctccctcctcagcAGTCCCTGTCCTCCCCACCACACGGCCAGCTGCCAGAGGAGCACGCACCCTTGCCCGAAGATGCCATTTGA